From a single Rodentibacter sp. JRC1 genomic region:
- a CDS encoding DsbE family thiol:disulfide interchange protein produces the protein MKKKLLIPLVLFLAVAMMFLVQLNRNAQGEDIKALESALMGKPVPIKNLTELFENKTYGKELFQQGKPILLNVWATWCPTCYAEHQYLNKLAQQGVTIIGLNYKDDSTKAVKWLKDLGNPYQVVLKDEKGALGLDLGVYGAPETFIVDGSGVIHYRLAGDVNEKVWIQTLKPIYDKLTGQTQ, from the coding sequence ATGAAAAAGAAATTACTCATTCCTCTTGTTCTCTTTTTGGCGGTGGCAATGATGTTTCTTGTGCAGCTTAATCGTAATGCGCAAGGGGAAGATATAAAAGCGTTAGAATCGGCGTTAATGGGGAAACCTGTACCGATTAAAAATTTAACGGAGCTTTTTGAAAATAAAACTTACGGTAAAGAACTGTTTCAACAAGGAAAACCGATTTTACTCAATGTGTGGGCGACTTGGTGTCCGACTTGTTATGCGGAACATCAATATTTAAATAAACTGGCACAGCAAGGGGTAACGATCATCGGTTTAAATTATAAAGATGACAGTACAAAAGCCGTGAAATGGTTGAAAGATTTAGGCAATCCGTACCAAGTTGTGTTAAAAGATGAAAAAGGTGCTTTGGGGCTTGATTTAGGCGTGTATGGCGCACCGGAAACCTTTATTGTAGATGGCTCGGGTGTGATTCATTATCGTTTAGCCGGTGATGTCAACGAAAAAGTCTGGATACAAACCTTGAAACCGATTTATGACAAATTGACGGGGCAAACACAATGA
- a CDS encoding cytochrome c-type biogenesis protein yields the protein MRKLSIFLTALFFSSVAFCAIDVLNFASPQQESDYHQLTQSLRCPQCQNNNIADSNATIAVDMRNKVFELLQEGKSKNEVVDYMVARYGNFVTYDPPITAATLILWIAPLFLIVFGVIVLLKRKPKAQSAVKSDTVLTEEEKTRLVELLNQKDK from the coding sequence ATGAGAAAATTAAGTATTTTTTTGACCGCACTTTTCTTTAGCTCGGTTGCATTTTGTGCGATTGACGTATTAAATTTCGCCTCACCACAACAAGAAAGTGATTATCACCAACTCACACAATCATTGCGTTGCCCTCAATGTCAAAACAATAATATTGCGGATTCTAATGCGACAATAGCGGTTGATATGCGTAACAAAGTATTTGAATTATTGCAGGAAGGCAAATCGAAAAATGAAGTGGTGGATTACATGGTGGCGCGTTACGGCAATTTTGTCACCTATGATCCGCCGATAACGGCTGCTACGCTCATTCTATGGATTGCGCCGTTATTTTTAATCGTATTTGGCGTAATCGTCTTATTAAAACGCAAACCGAAAGCCCAAAGTGCGGTTAAATCCGACACTGTTTTAACGGAAGAAGAGAAGACGCGTTTAGTGGAATTATTAAATCAAAAGGATAAATAG
- the ccmI gene encoding c-type cytochrome biogenesis protein CcmI: protein MYFVLSLITITLMVAFICFYPLLRQFKVKNEQKRDELNKALYFSRLQEIEREDSQGLVENAAQLKQELQKTLLDDVPSLQETSIQFGKSYGKIWFVSGLLALGIIAGTAYFMVGAWRAESMLEQTYAKLPYFYERMKEEETNPLSEVEMQQFSTALRIDLQKNSTDAKKWWLLGQIGMNLGDARLAFDSYQKAHKLDPENSQYKLGYARVLMFSEDTTDKLKGSDLLREVIRKDHTNIEALSLLAFRYFETEDYKMAAVTWAMMLRLMPKDDKRIPLIEKSIRAARDALETQEQEKSKSITPQKN from the coding sequence ATGTATTTTGTATTAAGCCTGATCACAATCACTTTGATGGTAGCATTCATTTGTTTTTATCCTTTACTGCGTCAATTTAAGGTTAAAAATGAACAAAAACGTGATGAATTAAACAAAGCATTATATTTTTCACGCTTGCAAGAGATTGAACGGGAGGATTCGCAAGGTTTAGTGGAAAATGCGGCACAACTAAAACAAGAGTTGCAAAAAACTTTATTGGATGATGTCCCCTCTCTGCAAGAAACCTCTATTCAATTCGGAAAATCCTACGGGAAAATTTGGTTTGTTTCCGGCTTGCTTGCTTTAGGAATTATTGCCGGCACAGCTTACTTTATGGTCGGAGCTTGGCGAGCGGAATCGATGCTTGAACAAACTTATGCAAAATTGCCGTATTTTTATGAACGAATGAAAGAAGAAGAGACAAATCCGCTTTCTGAAGTGGAAATGCAGCAATTTTCTACCGCACTTCGTATTGATTTACAGAAAAATTCAACCGATGCTAAAAAGTGGTGGCTGCTTGGTCAAATCGGAATGAATTTAGGTGATGCACGCTTAGCCTTTGATAGTTATCAAAAAGCACATAAGCTTGATCCTGAAAATTCACAATACAAACTTGGCTATGCACGCGTATTGATGTTTTCTGAGGATACGACTGATAAATTGAAAGGAAGTGATTTATTACGTGAAGTTATTCGTAAAGATCATACTAATATTGAAGCGCTCAGTTTATTGGCTTTCCGTTATTTTGAAACGGAAGATTACAAAATGGCGGCTGTAACTTGGGCTATGATGTTACGCTTAATGCCAAAAGACGATAAACGTATCCCATTGATTGAAAAGAGTATTCGTGCAGCCCGCGACGCTTTGGAAACGCAAGAGCAGGAAAAATCAAAAAGTATCACACCACAGAAAAATTGA
- a CDS encoding serine dehydratase subunit alpha family protein produces the protein MKQHLGNIKQSVLNIVKKEVVPALGCTEPISLALAAAIARQHLGYLPERIEARVSPNLMKNGMGVTVPGTGTVGLPMAAAIGAIGGDPNAGLEVLKSITANQVIQAKQMLCDNKVQVSMLETKHILYSEACLYHQTDWVKVCVAAHHTNVIYIEKNGNVLFSKSCAVETENLQEIFTALSAKDIFDFSMEVPLADISFIKEAEKLNSTLSQEGLRTDYGLHIGRTLQKQIGAKLLSDDLLNRIVIETVAASDARMGGANLPAMSNSGSGNQGITATMPIVVVARHVHASEEQKIRALFLSHLMAIYIHSKLPKLSALCAATTAAMGSCAGITWLLTGKFDCISMAISSMIGDISGIICDGAANSCAMKVSTSVTSSYKSMLMALDGMRVTGDEGIVEHDIDRSINNLCNIASHSMQYTDRQVIEIMVNKSR, from the coding sequence ATGAAACAGCATCTAGGCAATATTAAACAATCTGTTCTTAACATAGTAAAAAAAGAAGTCGTACCAGCCTTAGGTTGTACTGAGCCTATATCCCTTGCGTTAGCTGCTGCCATTGCCCGCCAACATTTAGGATATCTACCCGAGCGTATCGAAGCCAGAGTTTCGCCGAATTTAATGAAAAACGGCATGGGGGTAACAGTACCTGGTACAGGCACTGTGGGGTTACCTATGGCAGCGGCAATTGGTGCGATTGGCGGAGATCCGAATGCAGGGTTAGAGGTGTTAAAATCCATTACAGCTAATCAAGTTATACAAGCCAAACAAATGTTGTGTGACAATAAAGTACAGGTTTCAATGTTAGAAACCAAACATATCTTATATTCTGAAGCTTGTTTATATCATCAAACAGATTGGGTAAAAGTTTGCGTTGCCGCCCATCACACCAATGTGATTTATATTGAGAAAAACGGCAATGTGTTATTTAGTAAATCTTGTGCTGTAGAAACTGAAAATCTACAGGAAATTTTCACCGCACTTTCAGCTAAAGACATCTTTGATTTTTCAATGGAAGTACCATTGGCGGATATTTCCTTCATTAAAGAGGCTGAAAAACTTAATTCTACTCTTTCTCAAGAAGGATTACGTACTGACTATGGTTTACATATAGGGCGTACATTACAAAAACAAATCGGAGCAAAACTACTAAGCGATGATTTACTCAATCGTATAGTTATTGAAACGGTTGCAGCATCTGATGCCAGAATGGGAGGCGCAAATTTACCGGCAATGAGTAACTCCGGTTCGGGTAATCAAGGAATTACGGCTACTATGCCGATCGTCGTAGTTGCTCGTCATGTGCACGCCTCGGAAGAACAAAAAATTCGTGCACTATTTTTATCACATTTAATGGCAATTTACATTCACAGTAAATTACCGAAATTATCCGCACTTTGCGCAGCGACTACTGCTGCAATGGGAAGTTGTGCCGGTATTACTTGGCTACTGACGGGAAAATTTGATTGTATTAGTATGGCTATCAGCAGCATGATCGGCGATATTAGCGGTATTATCTGTGACGGAGCAGCAAATAGCTGTGCGATGAAAGTCTCGACCAGTGTAACATCAAGTTATAAATCAATGCTAATGGCATTAGATGGTATGCGTGTAACCGGAGATGAAGGGATTGTTGAACATGATATCGATCGTTCCATTAATAACTTGTGCAATATTGCCTCACATAGTATGCAATATACAGATCGTCAAGTTATTGAAATAATGGTCAATAAATCCAGATAA
- a CDS encoding amino acid permease: MSHKLSQQEWRSAIKFDAVDFGWIVMSIGMAIGAGIVFLPVQVGLMGMWVFLLSSAIGYPAMYLFQRLFINTLAASPECKDYPSVISGYLGKNWGIFLGALYFVMLVIWMFVYSTAITNDSASYLQTFGVTDSLLSENPFYGLILICILVAISSRGEQLLFKISSFMVLSKLFVVAALGLAMVGMWHLHNIGALPPLGKLIKNAIITLPFTLTSILFIQTLSPMVISYRSREKSIEVARYKALRAMNIAFAILFITVFFYAVSFTLAMGRDEAVQAYEQNISALAIAAKFFPGSWATYVGVALNIFAVMTAFFGVYLGFREATQGIIMNLLLRKFPAEKINTKYVQKGIMFFAILLAWGAIVLNAPVLSFTSICSPIFGLVGCLIPAYLVYKVPDLAKYKGMALYIIIVTGILLCISPFLAFLG, translated from the coding sequence ATGAGCCACAAACTCTCTCAGCAAGAATGGCGATCGGCCATAAAATTTGATGCAGTAGACTTCGGTTGGATTGTTATGAGTATCGGTATGGCAATAGGTGCCGGTATTGTTTTCTTACCGGTACAAGTTGGGTTAATGGGAATGTGGGTATTTTTACTCTCGTCTGCCATTGGATACCCTGCCATGTATTTATTTCAACGTTTATTTATTAATACATTAGCTGCCTCACCTGAGTGCAAAGATTACCCAAGTGTGATTAGTGGTTATTTAGGTAAAAACTGGGGAATTTTTCTAGGGGCATTATATTTCGTTATGTTAGTTATCTGGATGTTTGTTTATTCCACCGCAATCACTAACGATAGCGCATCTTATCTTCAAACCTTTGGTGTAACAGATAGCTTACTATCTGAAAATCCATTTTACGGTTTAATTTTAATCTGTATTCTTGTCGCTATTTCATCACGTGGGGAGCAATTATTATTTAAAATTTCCAGCTTTATGGTGTTGTCTAAATTATTTGTTGTCGCAGCACTAGGATTAGCTATGGTCGGAATGTGGCATTTACATAATATCGGTGCGCTACCACCGTTAGGAAAATTAATTAAAAATGCCATTATCACACTCCCCTTTACCTTAACCTCAATTTTATTTATCCAGACTCTTAGTCCAATGGTTATTTCTTATCGTTCACGGGAAAAATCCATTGAGGTAGCTCGCTATAAAGCCTTACGAGCTATGAATATTGCTTTTGCCATTCTTTTTATTACCGTGTTTTTCTATGCAGTTTCCTTTACCTTAGCAATGGGACGCGATGAAGCCGTGCAAGCCTATGAACAAAATATTTCCGCTCTTGCCATTGCTGCAAAATTTTTTCCCGGTTCTTGGGCAACTTATGTTGGTGTTGCGTTAAATATCTTTGCTGTTATGACAGCATTCTTTGGTGTGTATTTAGGTTTTAGAGAAGCCACACAGGGCATAATAATGAATTTATTGCTCAGAAAATTTCCAGCAGAAAAAATTAATACCAAATATGTCCAAAAAGGTATTATGTTCTTCGCAATTTTATTGGCTTGGGGGGCTATCGTTCTAAATGCACCTGTCTTGAGTTTTACCTCTATTTGTAGTCCGATATTTGGTCTTGTGGGTTGCTTGATTCCTGCCTATCTCGTTTATAAAGTTCCTGATTTAGCTAAATATAAAGGGATGGCTTTATATATTATTATCGTTACAGGCATTTTATTATGTATTTCCCCATTCCTCGCATTTTTAGGATAA
- a CDS encoding transcriptional regulator: protein MNTNLDYLSDYDRQIMFSYFSLSHSIANLLGEYCEIVIHSLSQFENSVIKIINGFHTGRKVGSPITDKGLQLLKVYQKDRSVTQQTYFSHLSNGQLIKSTTHIIIGTKGNPIGLFCINLNLSYPMDKIITALIPPTDMGQAFKNENFINNTSDLINETFANACLEVEKKLSKQSKGYKKAIILHLFENGIFELKEAVAVIAEKLNLTSHTIYKHLREFKSQ from the coding sequence ATGAATACTAACCTTGATTATTTGTCGGATTACGATCGCCAGATCATGTTTTCTTATTTTTCACTGAGTCACTCTATAGCCAATTTACTTGGAGAATACTGCGAGATAGTGATCCATTCTCTTAGTCAATTTGAAAATTCAGTGATAAAAATTATCAATGGCTTTCATACCGGTAGAAAAGTTGGTTCACCGATTACTGATAAAGGATTACAGTTACTTAAAGTTTACCAAAAAGATCGTTCCGTTACTCAACAAACCTATTTCTCTCACCTTTCTAACGGTCAATTAATTAAATCCACTACACACATCATTATAGGTACAAAAGGTAATCCGATAGGGCTATTTTGCATTAATTTGAATCTGTCTTATCCCATGGACAAAATCATCACCGCTTTAATACCACCAACAGATATGGGACAGGCATTTAAAAATGAAAACTTTATTAACAATACATCCGATTTAATTAATGAAACCTTTGCTAATGCTTGTCTAGAAGTAGAAAAAAAATTATCTAAACAATCAAAAGGTTATAAAAAAGCAATTATTCTGCATTTATTTGAAAATGGTATTTTTGAATTAAAAGAAGCGGTAGCTGTGATTGCTGAGAAATTAAATTTAACCTCTCATACCATTTATAAACATCTTAGAGAATTTAAATCGCAATAA
- a CDS encoding branched-chain amino acid transporter permease codes for MTLTEQIITIGVCILAVQLTRLLPFWIFPANRPIPEYIRYLGKVFPAAMFGMLVIYCYKNIDIFNGHHGIPDFLAGILVLVLHFWKKNMFLSIAAGTIFYMILVQSVFI; via the coding sequence ATGACCTTAACCGAACAAATTATTACTATCGGCGTGTGTATATTAGCGGTACAGCTTACCCGTTTATTACCGTTTTGGATTTTTCCGGCTAATAGACCGATTCCTGAATATATTCGCTATCTAGGCAAAGTCTTTCCGGCAGCGATGTTCGGGATGTTAGTCATATATTGTTATAAAAATATTGATATTTTTAATGGACATCATGGTATTCCGGATTTTCTCGCCGGCATATTGGTTCTGGTATTACATTTTTGGAAAAAGAATATGTTTCTTTCCATTGCGGCGGGAACAATTTTTTATATGATTTTAGTACAGAGCGTTTTTATTTAA
- the azlC gene encoding azaleucine resistance protein AzlC: MNFPFQHSIREAAKAAFPYSVPMITGFLFLGIAYGIYMKALGFGVLYPMLMTLLIYAGSVEFIAAGALIAPFSPLSVFLITLMVSGRQIFYAISMLEKYGAQLGKKRWYLISSLVDESFSLNYMAKIPPHLDKGWYMFFVSLYLHIYWVIGGTIGNLFGEILPIDLKGVEFAMTALFLVIFAENWLKEKSHESSLIGVGIAFVSLLIVGKEHFLIPTLIGIWIVLTIRRPKLKTKLEALK; the protein is encoded by the coding sequence ATGAATTTTCCCTTTCAACATTCTATTCGTGAGGCGGCTAAGGCGGCATTTCCTTACAGTGTTCCAATGATTACAGGGTTTCTTTTCCTTGGAATAGCCTACGGCATTTATATGAAAGCCCTTGGTTTCGGCGTTTTATATCCTATGTTGATGACATTACTAATTTATGCCGGCTCCGTAGAATTTATTGCGGCGGGAGCATTGATCGCACCCTTTTCTCCATTAAGTGTATTCCTGATTACATTAATGGTGAGTGGTCGTCAAATTTTTTATGCCATTTCAATGTTAGAAAAGTACGGAGCACAACTTGGTAAAAAGCGTTGGTATTTAATCAGTTCATTGGTTGATGAATCCTTTTCTCTTAATTATATGGCAAAAATTCCACCGCACTTAGATAAAGGCTGGTATATGTTTTTTGTCAGTTTATATCTACATATTTACTGGGTGATTGGTGGGACCATTGGGAATTTATTCGGTGAAATTCTGCCGATAGATTTGAAAGGGGTAGAATTTGCGATGACTGCACTTTTCTTGGTTATTTTTGCTGAAAATTGGTTGAAAGAAAAATCCCATGAAAGTTCTTTAATCGGTGTGGGTATCGCATTTGTCTCATTACTTATTGTCGGAAAAGAACATTTTCTTATTCCTACTTTAATCGGTATTTGGATTGTTTTAACAATACGCCGCCCGAAATTAAAGACAAAATTGGAGGCATTAAAATGA
- a CDS encoding LysR family transcriptional regulator, whose amino-acid sequence MKPTFLEIRHLKTLLALKETGSVSAAAKRVYLTQSALSHQIKLIEEQFGLPLFERKSNPLCFTTAGERLIRLANEVIPKVIDAERDLIRVKHGDAGQLRIAVECHTCFDWLMPAMDEFREHWPLVELDIVSGFHTDPIGLLLSHRADSVIVSEIEANDDVLFKPLFSYEMVGICSKDHPLAAKEIWEAEDFADETWVTYPVPDDMLDLLRKVLKPKGINPVRRTTELTIAMIQLVASRRGIATVPYWAALPYLEKSYVVARKVTPEGLYSNLYAAIRKEDEGIAYLEDFYQTVKSQSFSTLPGLSVLE is encoded by the coding sequence ATGAAACCCACATTTCTTGAGATTCGACATCTTAAAACGCTCCTTGCCTTAAAAGAAACAGGCAGTGTTTCCGCTGCTGCTAAACGGGTTTATCTCACTCAATCTGCACTTTCTCATCAAATAAAGTTAATTGAAGAGCAATTTGGCTTGCCTTTATTCGAGCGTAAAAGTAATCCCTTATGCTTTACCACTGCGGGAGAGCGTCTGATTCGTCTTGCAAATGAAGTGATACCCAAAGTTATTGATGCAGAGCGGGATTTGATTCGGGTAAAACATGGCGATGCCGGACAATTGCGTATTGCAGTGGAGTGCCACACTTGTTTTGATTGGTTAATGCCGGCAATGGATGAATTTCGGGAGCATTGGCCTTTAGTTGAATTGGATATTGTATCCGGTTTTCATACGGATCCGATCGGATTATTGCTTTCTCATCGAGCTGATAGTGTGATTGTATCTGAAATTGAGGCTAATGATGACGTGCTTTTTAAACCGCTTTTTTCTTATGAAATGGTGGGAATTTGCTCAAAAGATCATCCGTTAGCAGCTAAAGAAATTTGGGAGGCAGAAGATTTTGCGGATGAAACTTGGGTGACTTATCCTGTACCGGACGATATGTTGGATTTACTGCGTAAAGTATTAAAGCCAAAAGGCATCAATCCTGTACGCCGTACAACGGAGCTGACTATTGCGATGATTCAGTTGGTTGCTAGCCGTCGAGGAATAGCAACAGTGCCTTACTGGGCTGCATTGCCCTATTTAGAAAAAAGCTATGTCGTGGCGAGAAAAGTAACACCTGAAGGACTATATAGTAATTTGTACGCAGCGATTCGTAAGGAAGATGAAGGCATTGCTTATTTAGAGGATTTTTATCAAACGGTTAAATCGCAAAGTTTTTCAACCTTACCCGGCTTATCCGTTTTAGAGTGA